The following coding sequences are from one Lipingzhangella halophila window:
- the pyrH gene encoding UMP kinase, translating to MHDGGWGRVVLKLSGEAFAGGDQLGIAPEVVEYIAAAVSEAVSEGIEVAVVVGGGNMFRGQAMSAGGMERGRADYMGMLGTVINCLALQDFLERLGIETRVQTSIHMSQVAEAYIPRRAVRHLEKGRVVIFGAGLGAPFFSTDTTAAQRALEIGAKAVLKGTQVDGVYDSDPRRNPHAVKFDRLDYNEVLTRGLKVMDATAVSLCMDNGLPIVVFDLMTQGNILRATRGEKIGTIVCPADN from the coding sequence ATGCACGACGGAGGGTGGGGGCGCGTCGTCCTGAAGCTGTCGGGGGAGGCCTTCGCCGGCGGTGACCAGTTGGGGATCGCCCCCGAGGTCGTCGAGTACATCGCCGCCGCGGTCTCCGAGGCGGTGTCCGAGGGGATCGAGGTCGCTGTTGTCGTCGGCGGCGGGAACATGTTCCGCGGGCAGGCGATGTCCGCCGGCGGCATGGAACGCGGCCGCGCCGACTACATGGGAATGCTCGGCACTGTCATCAACTGCCTGGCCCTGCAGGACTTCCTGGAGCGGCTCGGGATCGAGACCCGTGTGCAGACCTCCATCCACATGAGCCAGGTCGCCGAGGCCTACATCCCGCGCCGCGCGGTGCGGCACCTGGAGAAGGGCCGCGTCGTGATCTTCGGCGCCGGCCTTGGGGCGCCATTCTTCTCCACCGACACCACCGCGGCCCAGCGTGCGCTGGAAATCGGTGCGAAGGCGGTCCTGAAGGGTACGCAGGTTGATGGGGTCTACGACTCTGATCCGCGGCGCAACCCGCACGCGGTGAAGTTCGACCGGCTCGACTACAACGAAGTGCTGACCCGCGGCCTGAAGGTCATGGACGCCACGGCGGTGAGCCTTTGTATGGACAACGGTCTGCCGATCGTCGTCTTCGACCTGATGACTCAGGGCAATATCCTGCGCGCCACACGCGGTGAGAAGATCGGCACCATCGTGTGTCCCGCCGACAACTGA
- a CDS encoding GntR family transcriptional regulator → MTEGTGESTNRSIQAKVIAEMRGRIISGEVDPGAPLSELALADEFGVSRTPVREAFKQLQTEGLVEIRPRVGTFVTTPSRREITELFEMKELLEGAAARLLAQRGQVPEIDRLQNNLREADAAVARDDREHYAKLVGEFHDLLIIGADNSKLEAHYRTLMNQLAYSRLVKTSLNQPGRPLQSGREHHLVLELIVEKDGDSAEQVMREHVRASRRALMAGLPTPGSESSVDPASAL, encoded by the coding sequence GTGACTGAAGGAACGGGCGAATCGACCAACAGGTCGATCCAGGCCAAGGTCATCGCTGAGATGCGGGGGCGCATCATCAGCGGTGAGGTCGACCCGGGCGCACCACTCTCGGAGCTCGCTCTGGCTGACGAGTTCGGCGTAAGCCGCACACCGGTCCGTGAGGCCTTCAAGCAACTGCAAACCGAGGGCCTCGTCGAGATCAGACCGCGGGTCGGAACCTTCGTCACGACTCCGTCCCGACGCGAGATCACGGAACTCTTCGAGATGAAGGAACTGCTCGAGGGCGCCGCTGCCCGCCTCCTGGCCCAACGAGGCCAAGTTCCCGAGATCGACCGCCTCCAGAACAACCTCAGGGAAGCCGATGCGGCCGTAGCTCGCGATGACCGCGAGCACTACGCGAAGCTGGTCGGGGAGTTCCACGACCTGCTGATCATCGGAGCGGACAACAGCAAACTCGAGGCGCATTACAGGACGCTGATGAACCAACTGGCTTACTCTCGGCTGGTGAAGACATCGCTGAACCAGCCCGGACGACCGCTGCAGTCCGGCCGTGAGCATCACCTGGTACTCGAACTGATCGTCGAGAAGGACGGCGACAGTGCCGAACAGGTCATGCGAGAGCACGTCCGGGCCAGCCGCCGCGCCCTGATGGCCGGGCTGCCGACCCCCGGTTCCGAGTCATCGGTCGATCCGGCAAGTGCCTTATGA
- a CDS encoding BCCT family transporter, producing the protein MPSSEGGAGSRAVEPDHHHRPSKLGSVFWTSVGVAAIFVAWAVLFTENLNSVTESSLNWVTASFGWSYLVVTLGILVFLVFLAFSPAGNIRLGKDSDRPEFSTLAWFAMLLGAVMGIGLVSFGVAEPISHLAAPPHGLAEPNTPEAAVHALQYSYFDWGVHAWAVFAVFGLAIAYSTYRKGRRPLVSQLFTPLLGDRVNGPIGKTIDVLAVFATLFGTATSLGLGALQINNGIGRLLGVPVNSVAQVLIIAAITPIFTLSAVTGINKGIKMLSYASGTLAIAMFVFMMVVGPTVFIANLYIESIGVWASDFFRMSLQGTAFGGLEWMQWWTYFMLAWWVSWGAFVGIFLARISRGRTIRGFIVGVLTVPSLAFFTWFAVFGGAAIHVDLFGGGDIAEQSAADFGNAFFATLEHFPMPVVTSMIAVLLAVIFFVTSADSNTYVLGSMTSDGSLAPRRSVLVLWGILTGVTAVALMLADGLNALQNTVIVTSLPFLVIIAGLAVSFWKDLAAEWRSVTADARDTTPDRKEEADAAH; encoded by the coding sequence GTGCCCTCGAGCGAGGGCGGCGCCGGGAGTCGAGCCGTTGAGCCCGACCACCACCACAGGCCCAGTAAGCTCGGCTCCGTCTTCTGGACGTCGGTCGGGGTTGCCGCGATCTTCGTCGCCTGGGCGGTCCTCTTCACCGAGAACCTCAACAGCGTCACGGAGTCTTCGCTGAACTGGGTCACCGCGTCGTTCGGCTGGAGCTACCTGGTCGTCACCCTCGGCATCCTCGTCTTCCTGGTGTTCCTGGCGTTCAGCCCCGCAGGTAACATCCGGCTCGGCAAGGACTCCGACAGGCCGGAGTTCTCCACCCTGGCCTGGTTCGCGATGCTCCTCGGCGCTGTGATGGGTATCGGCCTGGTCTCGTTCGGCGTCGCCGAGCCCATCTCGCACCTGGCGGCGCCGCCGCACGGCCTCGCCGAGCCGAACACCCCAGAGGCCGCGGTGCACGCGCTGCAGTACTCCTACTTCGACTGGGGCGTGCACGCCTGGGCTGTCTTCGCCGTCTTCGGCCTCGCGATCGCCTACTCGACATATCGCAAGGGGCGCCGCCCCCTGGTGAGCCAACTGTTCACGCCGCTCCTCGGTGACAGGGTCAACGGGCCCATCGGCAAGACGATCGACGTCCTCGCTGTCTTCGCGACGCTGTTCGGCACGGCCACGTCCCTGGGGCTGGGGGCGCTTCAGATCAACAATGGGATCGGCCGGTTGCTCGGAGTGCCCGTCAACTCGGTCGCCCAGGTGCTCATCATCGCGGCCATCACCCCCATCTTCACCCTGTCTGCCGTCACCGGCATCAACAAGGGGATCAAGATGTTGAGTTACGCGAGCGGCACCCTGGCGATCGCGATGTTCGTGTTCATGATGGTCGTCGGCCCCACCGTCTTCATCGCCAACCTCTACATCGAGTCAATCGGCGTGTGGGCCAGTGACTTCTTCCGGATGAGCCTGCAGGGCACTGCCTTCGGCGGACTGGAATGGATGCAGTGGTGGACCTACTTCATGCTGGCCTGGTGGGTCTCGTGGGGTGCGTTCGTCGGCATCTTTCTCGCCCGCATCTCCCGCGGTCGCACGATCCGCGGCTTCATCGTGGGGGTCCTGACCGTTCCGAGTCTCGCCTTCTTCACCTGGTTCGCGGTGTTCGGCGGCGCGGCCATCCACGTGGACCTGTTCGGAGGCGGAGACATCGCCGAGCAGTCCGCGGCCGACTTCGGTAACGCGTTCTTCGCGACACTTGAGCACTTCCCCATGCCCGTGGTCACGTCGATGATCGCCGTCCTGCTCGCAGTGATCTTCTTCGTGACGAGCGCGGACTCCAACACCTACGTACTGGGATCAATGACGTCCGACGGCTCACTCGCGCCGCGCCGCTCCGTTCTCGTCCTCTGGGGAATCCTCACCGGCGTCACCGCGGTCGCGCTGATGCTCGCCGACGGCCTCAACGCACTTCAGAACACCGTGATCGTCACCTCGCTGCCCTTCCTGGTGATCATCGCCGGTCTCGCGGTGTCCTTCTGGAAGGACTTGGCAGCGGAATGGCGGAGCGTGACTGCCGACGCGCGGGACACGACTCCCGACAGGAAGGAGGAGGCCGATGCCGCACACTGA
- the tsf gene encoding translation elongation factor Ts, with translation MANYTAADVKKLRDLTGSGMMDCKKALEESDGDFDSAVEVLRVKGAKDVGKRAERTAANGLVVLNQQSESSAVLVELNCETDFVAKNDKFQQLAADIADVVARTGPADLATLLTSEVADGKTVQGLMDEQSAVIGEKLELHRFARFEGAYVASYLHKSDPDLPPTMGVLVELDTADAEVGKDLAQQVAALAPRYVSKEDVPEDIVESERRIAEATAREEGKPEQAMPKIIEGRVNGFFKDATLLGQPFVKDNKKTIEQVVNEAGVTVRRFVRFKVGQS, from the coding sequence ATGGCGAATTACACCGCCGCCGACGTGAAGAAGCTGCGCGACCTGACCGGTTCCGGCATGATGGACTGCAAGAAGGCGCTGGAGGAGTCGGACGGCGACTTCGACAGCGCCGTCGAGGTGCTGCGCGTCAAGGGCGCCAAGGACGTCGGCAAGCGCGCTGAGCGCACCGCCGCCAACGGGCTGGTCGTGCTGAACCAGCAGAGCGAGTCCTCCGCGGTCCTGGTCGAGCTCAACTGCGAGACGGACTTCGTCGCCAAGAACGACAAGTTCCAGCAGCTCGCGGCCGACATCGCCGACGTGGTCGCGCGTACCGGCCCCGCGGACCTCGCGACCCTGCTCACCTCCGAGGTCGCCGACGGCAAGACCGTGCAGGGCCTCATGGACGAGCAGAGCGCCGTCATTGGCGAGAAGCTGGAGCTGCACCGGTTCGCGCGCTTCGAAGGCGCCTACGTCGCGAGCTACCTGCACAAGTCCGACCCTGACCTGCCGCCGACCATGGGCGTGCTGGTCGAGCTGGACACGGCCGACGCCGAGGTCGGTAAGGACCTCGCCCAGCAGGTGGCCGCTCTCGCGCCGCGGTACGTCTCCAAGGAGGACGTCCCCGAGGACATCGTAGAGAGCGAGCGCCGGATCGCCGAGGCCACGGCCCGCGAGGAGGGCAAGCCCGAGCAGGCGATGCCCAAGATCATCGAGGGCCGGGTCAACGGTTTCTTCAAGGACGCGACGCTGCTCGGCCAGCCGTTCGTGAAGGACAACAAGAAGACCATCGAACAGGTGGTCAATGAGGCTGGCGTTACGGTCCGACGGTTTGTCCGGTTCAAGGTCGGCCAGTCCTGA
- a CDS encoding ester cyclase: protein MPHTDSRRALIEKVWAAAWNHGDVDALDELLSSDYLRHSGEPHPQDLRAFKASILATRSAFPDLTTTLDDIVIEGNRAAIRWHSTGTHEGSLMGVPATARRVEVSGATFARFDGERVVEEFVTWDPRALLSALGIITVGQD from the coding sequence ATGCCGCACACTGACTCCCGGCGCGCACTCATCGAGAAGGTCTGGGCGGCCGCGTGGAACCACGGCGACGTCGACGCACTCGACGAACTCCTCAGCAGCGACTACCTCCGACACAGCGGAGAACCGCATCCCCAGGATCTGCGCGCGTTCAAGGCATCGATCCTCGCCACCCGTTCCGCGTTTCCCGATCTGACAACCACCCTCGACGACATCGTCATCGAGGGCAACCGGGCCGCGATCCGCTGGCACAGCACCGGCACCCATGAGGGCTCCCTCATGGGTGTCCCCGCCACAGCGCGGCGTGTGGAAGTCAGCGGCGCGACCTTCGCACGGTTCGACGGAGAACGAGTCGTCGAGGAGTTCGTGACGTGGGACCCTCGGGCCCTGCTCTCGGCACTCGGGATCATCACCGTCGGACAGGACTGA
- a CDS encoding RidA family protein — MTKTYSDAVLVEGPLIFVSGQTPDTFNHSAAAGDAAEQVRQVFRNVEGALAEHGADLRHLVKLTYYLRHATDLEAIDEVAQEFLVHEPRPVATVVEVSGFVDARHLVQLDAVARLPRGDRSIWVS, encoded by the coding sequence ATGACGAAGACCTACAGCGATGCGGTCCTGGTCGAGGGGCCGCTGATTTTCGTCTCCGGACAGACTCCCGACACCTTCAACCACAGTGCCGCCGCGGGCGACGCCGCCGAACAGGTCCGCCAGGTGTTCCGCAACGTCGAGGGAGCCCTCGCCGAGCACGGAGCCGACCTTCGGCACCTCGTCAAGCTCACCTACTACCTGCGCCACGCCACCGACCTTGAAGCCATTGACGAGGTCGCGCAGGAGTTCCTGGTGCACGAGCCGCGCCCGGTCGCCACCGTGGTCGAGGTCTCCGGCTTCGTGGACGCCCGCCACCTCGTCCAGCTCGACGCCGTGGCCCGACTGCCCCGGGGCGACCGCTCCATCTGGGTCTCGTGA
- the rpsB gene encoding 30S ribosomal protein S2, protein MATVVTIRQLLESGVHFGHQTRRWNPKMRRFIFTERNGIYIIDLQKSLAYIDRSYEFVKETVAHGGSILFVGTKKQAQEAIDEQARRVGMPFVNQRWLGGMLTNFSTVHRRLQRLKELEEIDFDDVPGSGMTKKELLGLRREKDKLERTLGGIRDMARVPSAVWIVDTKKEHIAISEARKLNIPVVAILDTNCDPDEVDYPIPGNDDAIRSVSLLTRVVADAVADGLLARSGAAPGEPKTVEEPLAEWERELLEGKGEEKADQAAEAPRTHEAEAPGTQAAEVAAAAEDTEALSVPGVAESPAEGAAQAPVDEASTEKGSEVPEAAEAAEAPAAPAADAEAPKES, encoded by the coding sequence ATGGCCACAGTCGTGACGATCCGTCAGCTGCTCGAGAGCGGCGTCCACTTCGGACACCAGACCCGTCGCTGGAACCCGAAGATGCGGCGCTTCATCTTCACCGAGCGCAACGGCATCTACATCATCGACCTGCAGAAGTCGCTGGCCTACATCGACCGCTCCTACGAGTTCGTCAAGGAGACGGTCGCCCACGGCGGCAGCATTCTGTTCGTCGGCACCAAGAAGCAGGCGCAGGAGGCCATCGACGAGCAGGCGCGCCGCGTCGGTATGCCGTTCGTCAACCAGCGGTGGCTCGGTGGCATGCTCACGAACTTCTCGACGGTGCACCGTCGGCTGCAGCGGCTCAAGGAGCTCGAGGAGATCGACTTCGACGATGTCCCGGGTTCGGGGATGACCAAGAAGGAGCTGCTCGGGCTGCGCCGCGAGAAGGACAAGCTCGAGCGGACCCTTGGCGGTATCCGCGACATGGCCCGCGTGCCCAGCGCCGTCTGGATCGTGGACACCAAGAAGGAGCACATCGCGATCAGCGAGGCCCGGAAGCTGAACATCCCGGTCGTCGCGATCCTCGACACCAACTGCGATCCCGACGAGGTCGACTACCCGATCCCGGGTAACGACGACGCCATCCGCAGCGTCAGCCTGCTCACCCGCGTCGTCGCCGACGCCGTGGCCGACGGCCTGCTGGCCCGTTCCGGTGCCGCCCCCGGCGAGCCGAAGACCGTCGAGGAGCCGCTCGCCGAGTGGGAGCGAGAGCTGCTGGAAGGCAAGGGCGAGGAGAAGGCCGACCAGGCCGCGGAGGCTCCGCGCACGCACGAGGCGGAAGCCCCGGGCACACAGGCGGCTGAGGTCGCCGCCGCCGCCGAGGACACCGAGGCCCTTTCGGTCCCTGGTGTGGCCGAGTCTCCGGCCGAGGGCGCCGCCCAGGCCCCGGTGGACGAGGCGTCCACCGAGAAGGGTTCCGAGGTCCCCGAGGCCGCCGAGGCGGCCGAGGCTCCGGCGGCTCCGGCCGCCGACGCGGAGGCGCCGAAGGAGTCCTGA
- a CDS encoding tyrosine recombinase XerC: MGLVSAAPEHDPSAGHAGALVEFRRHLESELGRSPHTVRAYLGDIRSLLAYLDDTGVGMDAIDVDVLRGWLAHLHEAGASRSTMARRVAAARIFTAFLNRTGRLTSDPGPLVANPKRHRSLPLVLDEEQTSSALEDSATGVASPAALRRTAVAEILYAAGLRVAELCGLDLDDVDRERRTLHVRGKGGKERVVPIGTPALAALDRWLGEGRPHWVTPASGPALFLGARGGRLGTRSARRDVYEVVGRGPGGTGGGAPHDLRHSAATHLLNGGADLRSVQEFLGHSSLRSTQIYTHVSIDRLTETYNRAHPRA; encoded by the coding sequence CTGGGTCTCGTGAGCGCCGCACCGGAGCACGACCCGTCCGCTGGACACGCGGGCGCGCTCGTCGAGTTCCGCCGCCATCTGGAGTCCGAGCTGGGGCGCTCTCCGCACACGGTCCGGGCCTATCTCGGCGACATCCGATCGCTGCTGGCCTACCTCGACGACACCGGGGTGGGGATGGACGCGATCGATGTCGACGTGCTGCGCGGCTGGCTGGCACACCTGCACGAGGCGGGGGCGAGCCGCTCCACCATGGCCCGGCGCGTCGCCGCGGCTCGGATCTTCACCGCGTTCCTGAACCGCACCGGGCGGCTTACCAGCGACCCGGGGCCGCTGGTGGCCAATCCGAAGCGGCACCGCTCCCTTCCGCTGGTGCTCGACGAGGAACAGACGTCGAGCGCTCTTGAGGACAGCGCCACCGGAGTGGCCTCACCCGCGGCGCTGCGCCGCACGGCGGTGGCCGAGATCCTGTACGCGGCGGGGCTCCGGGTAGCCGAGCTCTGCGGGCTCGATCTCGACGACGTCGATCGGGAGCGCCGTACCCTGCATGTCCGGGGCAAGGGCGGGAAGGAGCGGGTGGTGCCTATCGGTACCCCGGCGCTGGCGGCTCTCGACCGCTGGCTGGGCGAGGGACGACCGCACTGGGTCACCCCGGCCAGTGGGCCCGCGTTGTTCCTTGGCGCTCGCGGCGGGCGGTTGGGTACGCGATCGGCGCGCCGGGACGTCTACGAGGTCGTGGGGCGGGGCCCGGGCGGAACTGGTGGCGGCGCGCCCCATGACCTCCGCCACAGTGCCGCCACCCACCTGCTCAACGGCGGGGCCGACCTCCGCAGCGTGCAGGAGTTCCTGGGGCACTCGTCGCTCCGGAGCACGCAGATCTACACGCATGTCTCGATCGACCGCCTCACCGAGACCTACAACCGCGCGCACCCCCGGGCCTGA
- the frr gene encoding ribosome recycling factor, with protein sequence MIEETLLEAEEKMEKAVGVAKEDFAAIRTGRPGPATFSKITAEYYGAQTPINQLASFAVPEPRMVVISPFDKSSTQAIERAIRNSDLGVNPANDGNVIRVVFPDLSEERRKEYIKVVRSKAEDGKVSIRNIRRHAKDALDKAVKGGEIGEDEGHRAQEELEELTHKYVGEIDELLKHKESELLEV encoded by the coding sequence ATGATCGAAGAGACACTTCTCGAGGCCGAAGAGAAGATGGAAAAGGCCGTCGGAGTCGCCAAGGAAGACTTCGCCGCGATCCGCACGGGACGTCCGGGGCCCGCGACGTTCAGCAAGATCACGGCCGAGTACTACGGCGCCCAGACTCCCATCAACCAGCTCGCGTCGTTTGCGGTGCCCGAGCCCCGCATGGTGGTCATCTCGCCGTTCGACAAGAGCTCCACCCAGGCGATCGAGCGGGCCATCCGGAACAGTGACCTGGGAGTCAACCCGGCCAATGACGGCAACGTGATCCGGGTGGTCTTCCCGGACCTCTCGGAGGAGCGCCGCAAGGAGTACATCAAGGTCGTGCGGAGCAAGGCCGAGGACGGCAAGGTCTCGATCCGCAACATCCGCCGGCATGCCAAGGACGCGCTGGACAAGGCCGTCAAGGGCGGCGAGATCGGGGAGGACGAGGGCCACCGCGCCCAGGAGGAGCTTGAGGAGCTGACCCACAAGTACGTCGGGGAGATCGACGAGCTACTCAAACACAAGGAATCGGAACTGCTAGAGGTCTGA
- a CDS encoding flavin reductase family protein — protein MPTLPARPDTDLMKQVNRQFVTGVTVVTALDDGTPKGLAVNAFSSISLEPATVMVCVQRTSSTHDCLFRTDHLAINILSTDQLDVVNRFAAKSDDKFKGLDWTPGPFGSPLIARSSAQMEAEIRERLQASTHTVFICRVVHACVTDSDPMVYSAGRFVDGGALPPLE, from the coding sequence ATGCCCACGCTTCCGGCGAGGCCCGACACCGACCTGATGAAGCAGGTCAACCGGCAGTTCGTCACCGGCGTCACCGTCGTGACCGCGCTGGACGACGGTACCCCGAAGGGTCTGGCGGTCAACGCCTTCTCCAGCATCTCACTGGAGCCAGCGACGGTCATGGTGTGTGTCCAGCGGACCTCCTCCACCCACGACTGCCTGTTCCGGACCGATCACCTGGCGATCAACATCCTGTCGACGGACCAGCTCGACGTGGTCAACCGATTCGCGGCCAAGTCCGACGACAAGTTCAAAGGCCTCGACTGGACGCCCGGCCCCTTCGGCAGTCCGTTGATCGCGCGCAGCAGCGCCCAGATGGAAGCCGAGATCCGCGAACGGCTCCAGGCCAGCACCCACACGGTCTTCATCTGCCGAGTGGTTCACGCCTGTGTCACGGACAGTGATCCGATGGTCTACAGCGCCGGCAGGTTCGTCGACGGCGGAGCACTCCCGCCTCTGGAATGA
- a CDS encoding phosphatidate cytidylyltransferase gives MNSEPVPDPNSERRSSGDPTSSGRGETDTPAGSSPNGGGGQNGATPPDDGTDRQRFVLHKPGGGPVRTGRNLPLAIGSGIVLGGLVLLSIYPFPEVFVAITSAAVLIGLRELARAVSGGGVTLALPPLLAGGVAMQVCAHFGGPAWFVGATAITAIVALSWRLRAGAEGYVRDAAGNLLSLLYLPFLLGTWQLLIATPDDGQQRIVAFIVVTISSDIGGYFAGILAGRNKMAPVISPNKTWEGFAGSVLGCMIAGALTVELMLGGPAWAGIVLGGAVVLAATVGDLIESLIKRDLGIKDMGRFMPGHGGLLDRVDSLLIAGPVAWVVLTLLV, from the coding sequence TTGAACTCTGAACCGGTCCCGGACCCCAACAGCGAGCGTCGCTCCTCGGGCGATCCCACCTCCAGCGGAAGGGGCGAAACGGACACGCCTGCGGGGTCCTCGCCGAACGGCGGAGGCGGACAGAACGGTGCCACGCCGCCGGACGACGGCACGGACAGGCAGCGGTTCGTCCTGCACAAGCCCGGCGGGGGGCCGGTCCGCACCGGCCGGAACCTGCCATTGGCCATAGGCTCGGGCATCGTGCTCGGGGGCCTGGTACTGCTCTCGATCTACCCCTTCCCTGAGGTGTTCGTCGCTATCACCTCCGCGGCGGTGCTGATCGGGTTGCGCGAGCTGGCCCGCGCGGTCTCCGGCGGAGGGGTGACCCTGGCGCTGCCCCCGCTCCTTGCGGGCGGCGTGGCCATGCAGGTGTGTGCCCACTTCGGCGGCCCCGCGTGGTTCGTCGGGGCGACCGCGATCACCGCGATCGTGGCCCTCTCCTGGCGGTTGCGCGCGGGCGCCGAGGGGTACGTGCGCGACGCCGCGGGGAACCTCCTCAGCCTGCTCTACCTGCCGTTCCTGCTGGGCACCTGGCAGTTGCTGATCGCCACGCCCGATGACGGCCAGCAGCGGATCGTCGCGTTCATCGTGGTGACGATCAGCAGCGACATCGGGGGCTACTTCGCCGGCATCCTCGCCGGCCGGAACAAGATGGCCCCGGTCATCAGCCCGAACAAGACCTGGGAGGGCTTCGCGGGCTCGGTGCTCGGGTGCATGATCGCGGGTGCCCTCACAGTGGAGCTGATGCTGGGCGGCCCGGCGTGGGCCGGCATCGTGCTCGGGGGAGCCGTGGTACTGGCCGCGACCGTGGGTGACCTGATCGAGTCCCTGATCAAGCGGGATCTGGGAATCAAGGACATGGGGCGCTTCATGCCCGGCCACGGCGGTCTCCTCGACCGGGTCGACTCGCTGCTCATCGCGGGGCCGGTCGCCTGGGTGGTGCTGACGCTGCTGGTGTAG
- the dprA gene encoding DNA-processing protein DprA, translating to MTSPAADSGEPSHEAVARACLTAVVPPADPLLGALLAERGAAAVWRALLAGESLRSGTGDAPDPARVERWRSRAAALDAETLLTSAADLGVRLVTPGDPEWPVQLDQLAENRPYALWVRGTHDLRNACLRSVAMVGSRAATGYGLHVAGELACALAERSWCAVSGGAYGIDAASHRGALAGGAPTVAVLACGLDMNYPRGHENLFGDVCARGTLVSEHPLGTRPTRHGFLVRNRLIAALTPGTIVVEAGRRSGALNTAKHTLELCRALMAVPGPITSALSAGCHQLLRDHRAVCVTGADDVAELVGHIGADLRSDGTAGPPPTQLDDEARRVLAGVPRGSGAGAATIALAAETGIDSALRCLGLLAAAGFVERGPAGWRRSDASRAQATGRVPL from the coding sequence GTGACCAGCCCCGCGGCCGATTCCGGCGAGCCGTCCCACGAGGCAGTGGCGCGCGCCTGCCTTACTGCGGTCGTGCCCCCGGCCGACCCGCTCCTGGGAGCCCTGCTCGCCGAGCGCGGTGCTGCCGCCGTTTGGCGTGCGTTGCTGGCCGGCGAATCCCTGCGGTCCGGGACCGGCGACGCGCCCGACCCCGCCCGGGTCGAGCGCTGGCGGTCCCGCGCCGCCGCTCTGGACGCTGAGACGCTGCTCACCAGCGCCGCCGATCTGGGGGTGCGGCTCGTCACTCCGGGTGATCCCGAATGGCCGGTCCAGCTCGACCAGCTCGCCGAGAACCGCCCCTACGCACTGTGGGTCCGCGGGACCCACGACCTCCGCAACGCCTGCCTGCGTTCGGTGGCCATGGTTGGCTCCCGAGCGGCCACCGGCTACGGCCTGCATGTCGCCGGCGAGCTCGCGTGCGCGCTCGCCGAGCGCTCCTGGTGCGCGGTGTCCGGCGGCGCCTACGGCATCGACGCTGCGTCGCACCGCGGGGCGCTGGCCGGTGGCGCGCCGACCGTTGCGGTCCTGGCCTGCGGGCTCGACATGAACTATCCGCGCGGCCACGAAAACCTGTTCGGCGACGTCTGTGCCCGGGGCACGCTCGTCAGCGAGCATCCGTTGGGCACCCGGCCCACCCGGCACGGCTTCCTGGTCCGGAACCGGCTCATCGCCGCGCTCACCCCGGGCACCATCGTGGTCGAGGCCGGGCGGCGGAGCGGTGCGCTGAACACCGCCAAACACACCCTTGAGCTGTGTCGCGCGCTCATGGCGGTGCCCGGGCCGATCACCTCGGCCCTGTCGGCCGGCTGCCACCAACTGCTGCGCGACCACCGGGCCGTCTGCGTCACCGGAGCCGATGACGTCGCCGAGCTGGTGGGCCACATTGGAGCCGATCTCCGCTCGGACGGGACAGCGGGCCCACCCCCCACCCAGCTCGACGACGAGGCGCGGCGCGTCCTGGCTGGCGTACCGCGGGGTTCAGGGGCGGGAGCGGCCACCATCGCGCTCGCCGCCGAGACCGGTATCGACTCCGCGCTGCGCTGCCTCGGCCTGCTCGCGGCCGCCGGCTTCGTCGAGCGAGGGCCGGCGGGCTGGCGTCGTAGCGACGCGTCACGTGCGCAGGCCACGGGTAGGGTACCGCTATGA